Genomic segment of Anopheles darlingi chromosome X, idAnoDarlMG_H_01, whole genome shotgun sequence:
ACATGCGGTGTGGGAGACAACGTGTGCGGGAGTGATGCGTTGTGAGACCGCAGAGaagaatcgaaatcgattcgtTGGCCCCTACCCCACAGGAGAGGCGTTTAGATTGAGTAGATTATCCGTTTTGTTTACTTTAATTTATGTCCAGGTCAGAAGCTTGGCTGGAAAACTACGATGCGCAGAGCGCCGCTAGTCGGTTGCTCTTGCGCGCTGCGGTTTTGTTGGATAGAGGAGTGCGCTCTGGTTGGCCGAGGCGGTTAGCGTTTGTTCGTGATGTTTTAAGTGAACCATCTTTGCTTGATTTTGCTAGAGGCCACTGTAGGAGATTGTGGGGCGAAGAACATGTATACTGAAGAGTTGTGAAGCAGTAGGGTAGGGCGTGcagagccaccaccaccaccagtgcaaCACTACTGTCCACAAAAACCGCCTTTTTGTGCTGCTAGAGAGCTAGCTAGGAATTTGACGAAGGCAGCTTGGCTGTGTCGCAAGATACGTACGGAGGAAAGGATGCGATATCGCAGTAAATGCTTGTAAACACCCCTTTGTATCTTTGACAATAAATCAGTTATTATACAAAACCAATTACCACAATGTGACTCGAGACTGTGCAGAATCACTGACAGGCAAACAACGACGGAGTTTaatgcatcatcaacaacacggCAACTACAAATATGCAAAGCCTTGAAACCTACTTGATCGATACATGAATTCAACAGAAAACTTACATGATTTTAACAGAACCAATCCATTACCTAGTGTGTATGCTAGGAGTACTCTGACATCTCAACTACGAGGAACGAACTCTGCTGGTTTCCTGTTTAAAAAGATAAATCTATTTCCATTCTATAATGATCCTTTCATGAGCTTGACAGCAACCATTTTACGCTTTAAAGAACCATCTTTGAACGACTGCATTCAGCTCGATCGCTGACTTCGGCGGTATGTCACGCGTGTGCCCCCGGGAGGGTGGTGAGATTTCCCCATCCGGTAGCACTAGTACTTATGCGGCCGGACCGCCTTCTCCGGATCGAACAGCTTCGGATCGTTCAGGAATTCGACCGCCTTGTGGTAGGTGGGCATCAGGCCCGCGTTTTGCGCTTTGATGATCTCCCGCTCGACCTGCTCGTGACGGCTCTTGCAGAGCCCGGTAATGTGGCGCCCGTAGACGCGTCCCGTGTAGGGGCTCTGGAACTGCGACAGTAGCTGCACGTTCTTGTAGTCCGGGCTAATGTTATGCTTGCAGAGGATGCACTGTATCTGTTCTTTGGCAAACGGATTCGTTTCCAGCGCTACCGGTGCATCGCTGTCGGAATGCGTGCTGTGTAACCGACGGTCGCCGTCTCGCCG
This window contains:
- the LOC125952815 gene encoding 28S ribosomal protein S18c, mitochondrial, giving the protein MARLLTRASGVVMGYINRAGHRPALVAALRRDGDRRLHSTHSDSDAPVALETNPFAKEQIQCILCKHNISPDYKNVQLLSQFQSPYTGRVYGRHITGLCKSRHEQVEREIIKAQNAGLMPTYHKAVEFLNDPKLFDPEKAVRPHKY